The sequence TTGTcttaaataacaacaacaaaaatcaggtACTGTATGTATGGTTGGACGTATATAAACAGAAAAAGGACAAGAGTAGCTGAATTCAGAGGGGATCCCCCAAAGAAAGGTCAGATATCCGACCTTTGACACAAAAACGAATTCCCACCACATTCTTAAAAGGACAAGTTTACCCAGGAGGTAACGAATGTAAAGATATACTACATTCATGTATGTGAAATATAAAGTAGCACTTTAGAGGGTGTGGCAAATTTAACACACTGAAAGTTCAGACTAAATAAATTATAGATCTGGAAAAGGAATTAGTTGCACACTCAAAAATAAAGTTGCAATTGTCAACCTTTAGCTAAACCAAAGTACTGCATTTCTACCCTACGCAGACTTGGGTACCAGCAAGTGGCAGATGTCCAGCGTCAGTGGTGCCCACCGTACCAGGTATGCAACCTCTCTATCTCGAGCCACTTCTCCCACCACCACCGCCATGCCGCCACAGGAGATGTAGCCCCTTGGgctacaccccccctcccccctcccccctccatgcAGAGTGAGCGTCACACAGCACAACACGTGTTATTTGGTCCACATCTGCCCAGGGACCCTGAGCCTCCCCCAGGCGCGCTCTCAGCACAAGGAGACCTCGCTGCCATAGGTGCTggagctgctgcaccccctggcttgacgtggtttccctcatatacagggttcacagtttggttcaatggccctcagcacccccactattcaaattgttccagcgccccctGCCattccagctcccagccccaagGGCCCCGGGATAAGGCTGCTGCagctgccccccttccccgccccgccccagggaGCGGGCGCACAGGGCTACTTACCCGCCCACGTGGAGCGACGAGCACCGAGTCTTCCAGCTGCTGCCCCCAGCGAGGCAGCCACGGCAGCCGGCCCCTCCTCTCACACTAACCCAAGCCTGGAGTGCCGCGCACCCTAGCTCGCCCGGCAACTGGGGGGCAGCCCGCTGGCTCCGATTGGCTAGTCAGCCTCTCCTGAGCCCGCCTCCGACACGTTACGGACGGGCACCAGAACCAGTGGGAAAGCCCCACAGCCCCGTCCCAGCCGCGCAAGAGCTGGGCCGGGAGCGGACACGAGGCGCCTCAGGCTAGGAGAGTAAGTGACTCGGAGACAGGTGGGGGGGAATAAGGGAGGGTAAATAACGTGGTGGAATCCAGGGAAACTCGCTGAGCCTAAGCCCCTCACCTGCCAGTGTCGTGAAGCGCGATGTTTTACGGCACCTATTTCCGGCTCGGCGTAGTTTTACGGCTTCCGCCCTCTTCCAGCAGCTGAGCTGTGAGCGTGACTTGGCCCAGGACGAGAGGCAACGGCTCTTTATCACTTCCGGTGCGTTGCATAGTGGGAAACTGGAGGGGAGTTGaggtcggtcggtcggtcggcGAGAGACCGCGAATCAGGAAGGGCAAGAGTCGCAGCGCAGGCGCGATGGCGCAGTGGCTGTGTTCCCTCCCAGCCCACGGCCGGGGCGGTAAGTTGCGGGCCCGTGCTGGGCAGGGAGCGGCTGCGTGGGGCGCTGTAGCGCTGCGAGCTGCCCaagcggggccgggccgggccgggccgatcCCGGGCCCAGCGTGGTGATTTAAAGCTCAGATTTTCAAATCATTCAGGGGAACCGTTTCTGCCCCTGTgtcgtcccccgtcccccccccccgccggccaaAGCGCCTGCGCCCAGGCCCCCGCAGCGGTGCGGGGAGGTAACGCCTCTCCCTGGGCCCGCGGCTGCGGTCGGTGGGAGCTGAGCTTACACCGGCCCCTTCTTCCGGTCTGGGGCAGGGGCGCCCGGCAGCCCCTGGCCGCTCCACGCGCGGTGGGACCGGCGGCTCAGCAAGCGGAGTTGTGAGAGCGTCTTGCTAAAGCGAAGGGACCATTCGCGGGAGCGTGGCCCATTGGCACCTGCAAGACGCTCCGACGACTTATGCTCAGCAATCGGTTCCCCCTTGTGTGAGGCTGGGCGTATCCGATGaaaggagctgtagctcaccaacgcttatgctcaaataaattggttagtctctaaggtgccacaagtcctccttttctttttgcggatacagactaacacggccgcgactctgaaacctttaccagacctgaagcagagctctgtgtcgctcagaaagcttgtttctttcaccaacagacgtttGGGCCGATAAAAGATATGatcttgcccaccttgtctctttaatagcCGGGGACTGACACAGCTAACACTGCTGATTCAACACTTGTTTACTCAGGCTCAGGCCCTACAAAAATCTTAtggacatgcttaactttacacactgttGGTAGTGcccctgaagtcaacaggactactcaaGAGTGCACAAAGTTAAGCCTTTGCGTGTGTATTTGCAGGACAGAGGCCTAAAAAGTTATTAGTACCATACTCAAACCTTGATCTTTGTGCAAATCTCTATTATTAGTGGGAAATTTGCTGTGGATTTAGCATAGACTAGCTCTACTTTTTAGACTTTGtgtgttttgaaattaaaaaatgtaatttgttCCTCTTTCTAGAATGGGTCCTCCCCTAAGGATAGGAGTGCTTATTGTAACAACTGTCAGTGCTGGAAACCCCACTGTGGGGTCTGAAGGGCCAGAGAGATTCTTTTGGCTCATGTATCATCACTTGTAAAAATTTCTCTAATTAGAATTTAGTTAACCATTTGGTTGAGATGTAAGGCTTAGTAAAATTCATCACAGTTTCCCACGTCTATATTGGCTCTGCAGGCTAATATTAGCAAAATGTAGAAGAGTTTGTCACTACAGTAAATATGTCTTTGAATGCACAGTGAGCAGTTCCAATGAGCAAGAATGTACCATTTCTACCatcacttttctgaccataatTGCACTTTGATGCTTAAATTGGCACTATATGCCTAGTTTCTCCACATGTTGTTGGAAGGACAGACCTGTAAGCATAgccttgttgccggcacccagtgccaagaggctgaacaacagcttgggtggttcgttacccggtgtgctacacccaataatcacaacggggtggagaagcagaaaagtttatttgaagcttcaaaaaggtacagggagatttgaatctcaaatcctgtacacagagcaggaaattacacaggcttttatacatcctttttcccagcatacttatccaatagcaagctgccccaagtatccatataccagccaatccagttcccagctgttccctggttctctgtatcatttgttaaactatacataaagctgctttattcagcattgttcttccatatctgccctgtttggccttgcttagtttcaggcagtctgactctgcaacagattgttgcagattctcagtataactgctgtgtgtgcctccaggcgggggggccaaggacacttgggcctagtacgcagagctgctgcgagtgcctccaggcaggagggggggccaaggacacctgggcctagtgcgagggggcttcatcgacactcgtggtcttccatcccctcgagttacctagtggccatgccccagtgtccccaacagccTTATCCAGCACTGCAAATACCAAAACAACACAAATGATGGAATTCAAAACATATCACACTGTGTAATCTAAAAACATTTGAGTTTGaaacacagggtgaaatcctggccctattgaaatcaatgggatgtcgtgagtgttcccattgatttaaatagggccaagatttcagcCATCATTTCTATATTGGCCCCATCCTGCAAACCCTTAGCTGACCAGCTCTTATgagcaatcccattgattttggtgGAATTATATGAATTAATATTACGTAAGAGTTGCACGATTGGGCCTTACACTTGTGCTTACATCTATTAGAATTGtgtcttttcattttttcctaaTTTCTTTATTTAGGAAACAGCTAAAACATGGCCAAAATGACTAACTTGGAAGAAGCTGAAGTACAACTTTCTGAGTTAGACCTACTTTCTAGTATGTTTCCTGATGAAGATGAGTTTGTTGTGACTGACCAGCTGGCTGTAGCAGAACTAAAACAGTATATTGATAATAAGACTTCAGAGATCCCATCTTCAAAAGTTCAGTTTACACTGAATGTAAAGCAAGAGGTTGCTGATGCCACTATGGTAATGTAGCcatatttttgaaagaaaagaaaaaaaaaagacatttcagatcagattttaatgctttttttttttttttttctttttaggtaaTGCTTTCTTTATTCTGTGCTTTACCGTTTAACTACCCAGCTGTTCTACCAGAAATTACTGTCAGGTACTGTCAGAAATTACTAGACAGGGAACTAAAAGCTAAAATTCACTAGATCAGTACAAACATAATAGCAAGAGACAGCCCCAAAGAGCACacagtctaaataaacaaaacagacaaagggtggaaagGGAAACAGAGGTGCAAAGTGGTGAAGTGGCTTGCTCAGGGTCATGCAGCAGGTGAgtgacagagctgagaatagaacatAGGAGTGCTAGCTCCCAGTACAGTGAAATTAGTGTGGCTCCATGTGGACACAGTGGTGGTCTTCCTGTGTGGATCATTTTACAGGACCATTGCCCAAGTAAGGAACATAGGCTCAGAGTCCCAAAGatatttcagtggaagttaggtgcctaattacctttgaggatctgggccatagtccATCGTGACAATGCTTCCAGTCGGTTCTAACCTAAGAAGTGAAAGGTTGTTTAATAAATCTCATCCTTCTGTGTGGCAGAATATTGTTACTCACTGACCTGCATTATTTCTCTtttagtatttttgtttgtttctgttacaTTGTATATCTCAGAACACTACTGCAGTGACCATCATAAATTCTCATCTGGGCTTTCCCTGTTTGAAATTTACAGATCTATAGTGCTATATATTAAATCTGCAGTTAGTCCTTAAAGACTAAAATGGGATTTTCTTAGGAAATATTAACTTAAATGTTTTAGCCAAACAAAATGCTTTTGTAGAGCAATATTATACACCAATTCTAAACTAACAACATAATAGAGTTTTTAGAAATTTTGATTTTCCTACCTTTTGAAAAAGATATGCTAACAAAACGTGTTAATATTTTTTCCTTAGGTCACCATCATTAAGCCGATCACAGCAGATTAATCTGAACACAGATCTAAAAACATACTTGAAGAGAAACTGCAGTGGTGAGGTCTGTATATTAAATGCAAGAGAATGGGTTAAAGATCATGCAGCTGCTTATGTCGATAAGGAGCTTTCATCTTCCTCAGAGACGACATTAAGGACTATGCAGTCAGAAGATGTCATTTTCACTAGATTATGGATCTATAGTCATCACATCTACAACAAGCATAAAAGAAAGAATATTGTTGATTGGTCTAAGGAGCTCGCTCTGTCGGGGTTTAGCATGCCTGGGAAACCAGGTGTTGTTTGTGTAGAAGGCCCACAGAGTGCTTGTGAAGAATTCTGGTCAAGGTTTGCTTTTTATGTACTATATTCTGTTTTTAAGTAACATTGGTAGTTAGAATATTGTGCTTGTTATGTTGTGGTTCTGTACATTTGGCAGAAGATGGGCAACTCATAGTACTGGTAAAATCAACATCTTGTCTatgaaaagtaaatattttatcACAATACATTTACACCTCCCACCTTCTGCCACTTCTTATGGACATCAGGGCCATAAATTAGCCAGCAAGGGGTTCTCTTTGCCAATTTTTTATAttgcttttattatttgtattcttgtGTAGCATAGACCTGGTTCAGCTCTGCCCATTTAGTAATAAAGAAAAAGGGTAAGAAAATTTCTAGCACAGACAAGGTGGAAGTGTGCAGTTATATTTAAATCCCAACTTTATTGACTGCTCTGTGAGGTATAAGACTAAGTGCCTTTGATCATCTGGCAGATATGGGTGTAAAGAAACAATGCTCTGGTTCTAGGAATGTTTGCAGGTATGTTTGACTGATTGGCTAATGAACTGTAATGTGTATACCAGATATCTACACAATTGAAATTTGTCGATTTTCCTTCTTTCATAATACCTGCTTCAAAAAAACATGCTACATTTTATCGATGCATATTTCCCTCATTGTTTTCAGAATCAGAAGATTAACATGGCGGAGAATTTTAATTCGCCACAGAGAGGATATTTCTCTGGATGGGTCACATGCTGAGATgcagaaacaaagaaaattcTCATCTTTTGAAGAAAAAGTATTTGATGCGCCTGGTATCAGAGGAAAGCATATGGATCTGGGGCAGCTGTATCATTTTTTAGATGAAAAGGGGTGTGCTGATGTTTTTCAGATGTACTTTGGAGTTGAAGGATGTTAGATCAGCAAGGATCCAATCTATGTACTTGAAAAATTATGTGACAGTCTTGGGTAAATTATTCTTTTCCCCTCTGAAATAGTTGATCAGGGAGAGAAATGGATACTTCTGCTTTATAAGATGAATTCAGTTTTCCATGAAAacgaatatttttaaataatgctcGTGAAAATGACTACAtcaatgctgtcaaggttcctcccccactctgaactctagggtacagatgtggggacctgcatgaaaaacctcctaagcttatctttaccagcttaggtcaaaacttccccaaggtacaaaatattacacccgttatccttggactggctgctaccaccaccaaactaatactggttactggggaagagctgtttggacgcgtccttccccccaaaatacttcccaaaaccttgcaccccacttcctggacaaggtttggtaaaaagcctcaccaatttgcctaggtgactacagacccagacccttggatcttaagaacaatgaacaatcctcccaacacttgcaccccccctttcctgggaaatgttggataaaaagcctcaccaatttgcataggtgaccacagacccaaacccttggatctgagaacaatgaaaaagcattcagtgttttacaagacgacttttaataaaaaatagaagtaaatagaaataaagaaatcccccctgtaaaatcaggatgggagatatcttacagggtaattagattcaaaaacatagagaacccctctaggcaaaaccttaagttacaaaaaagatacatagacagaaatagttattctattcagcacaattcttttctcagccatttaaagaaatcataatctaacacatacctagctagattacttactaaaagttctaaggctccattcctggtctatccccggccaagaggactacagacagacacagaccctttgtttctctccctcctcccagcttttgaaagtatcttgtctcctcattggtcattttggtcaggtgccagcaaggttacctttagcttcttaactctttacaggtgagaggagctttcccctggccaggagggatttcaaaggggtttacccttccctttatatttatgacaaatgctttaacatattttaaaggGAAAGATATATAATTATGCTAATTACAAAGACAACTTTTTGAGAGATGCTGTATACTATTTATAATCTGAATGATTAAAACTTCACTTTGGAGAAGTTGATTATATCTATGTAATATAGTAAAAAAAGATCCAAACATGGGTGTGTGATTTTCCAGTGATTACAGTTATTTTAAGCAGGCATCTCTGGAAAGAAATGTTGTCTTTTACATAATTGAACATTGTGTTTACAAACACTACCAGCAGATGTTTTgattccaaaacatttttttaatattttctgctTATAATACTTTCAGTTGAACATGGTGCTTTATAAAGATAGGGGTAGATCCTCCAAAGCCTTACTCATACGTCAAGTAGTTTTATTGACGCCAGTGGGACTAGTCACATGAATAAGGACTTCTCACATAAGGAAAAAAAGATTTGCAATGTGGGGCCCACAGGTAAGACACACTGGTTGCTCTAACAAGTTTATAATTGATTAGTTGAattctattattatttctattttagtaGTGTTTAAAAGCTTTGATCAGGATTGGTGCCCCATTGAGCTAGCCacatacaaacacataacaaaaagatggtccttgccccctgtcaaggttccttcccccactctgaactctagggtacagatgtggggacctgcatgaaaaacctcttaagcttatttttaccagcttaggttaaactttcccaaggtacaaattattttaccttatggctgccaccaccaagagtctaacaaatataacagggaaagagtccacttggaaacgtctttccctccaaaatcccccccaaaccctacaccccctttcctggcgaaggcttgataaaaatcctcaccaatttgcgtaggtgaacacagacccaaacacttggatcttaagaacaatgaaaatgcaatcaggttcttaaaagaagaattttaattaaagaaaaagtaaaagaatcacccctgtaaaatcaggatggtaaataccttacagggtaatcagattcaaaacacagagaatccctttaggcaaaacattaagttacaaaaagacacaaaaacaggaatatacattcctttcagcacaacttattttatcagccatttaaacaaaacagaatctaatgcatatctaactagattgcttattaactctttacaggagatctgacctgcattcctgctctagtcccagcaaaagcaacacacagacagagagaaccctttgtttccgcccccctccagctttgaaagtatcttgtttcctcattggtcattttggtcaggtgccagcgaggttatcttagcttcttaaccttttacaggtgaaagggtttttcctctggccaggagggatttaaaggtgtttacccttccctttatattcatgtcacccccccccccccaaaagtttACAGTTTGCAAACCCTTTTTTATATAATTACTCCCACCGACTTAAATAGAAATCTTATGATTAAGAAGTACTCACATGAGAGagaatttgcaggatcagactgtATAATTTTATGTCAGATTTCAATAAATTTATATACATGAATTCATAAGAAAAGATTGAACTCTTTATTATTTTCCTTAAAGCAAGTATTCTACATTGTAAAGGACTTTGAAAGTTGTGTACATTTAATAAGTAGCACACACTGAGTGTCATGGATGGTGGCGATTAATATATTAGCGGCTGAATTCAGTAATAATCTTGACATTCAAATCTCTTACGTAGGCAAAAAGTGGTGAGAGAGCTTTTGTGGTGCATATTTGATTTCAGCTCACAACACAATTCTGTTTCCTCTTTCAAACCCTGCTAAAGTGTTCGTCTTTAATTGTACTAGAATGGATTTACTTAAGATTAGTAAAGTTATCCAAAGTGTACTAGGGAATTAcagtattttcaaaaatattagtAGAAGCTATGATTTAAAAAGATATTTC is a genomic window of Lepidochelys kempii isolate rLepKem1 chromosome 1, rLepKem1.hap2, whole genome shotgun sequence containing:
- the RWDD2B gene encoding RWD domain-containing protein 2B, encoding MAKMTNLEEAEVQLSELDLLSSMFPDEDEFVVTDQLAVAELKQYIDNKTSEIPSSKVQFTLNVKQEVADATMVMLSLFCALPFNYPAVLPEITVRSPSLSRSQQINLNTDLKTYLKRNCSGEVCILNAREWVKDHAAAYVDKELSSSSETTLRTMQSEDVIFTRLWIYSHHIYNKHKRKNIVDWSKELALSGFSMPGKPGVVCVEGPQSACEEFWSRIRRLTWRRILIRHREDISLDGSHAEMQKQRKFSSFEEKVFDAPGIRGKHMDLGQLYHFLDEKGCADVFQMYFGVEGC